In Nymphalis io chromosome 11, ilAglIoxx1.1, whole genome shotgun sequence, one genomic interval encodes:
- the LOC126771743 gene encoding trichohyalin-like isoform X2, whose amino-acid sequence MPIVMTKDEWSRIERWAEGNREEQEVARRRDYVRYLNETSQEMTKNWPNSLENVNKRNEELRRARIEAAERANSKFYKRYVKRKQEEQERLLHNARDTIFKNKDAPKLLLGAVIETVIQKERQEQIKFKQEIQKQKQEQKKRDDDEIISKAKEWHELMALRSKRRFDANKQHQKEILDQAHEVSERNRIEYESELNLQKIDNMKAEEQMDAIRQFEMDFKAAEKARILSDMQRSKQEAEQRQREKQARDELDRRLLEVLARARARTHRRRRLTEQQIQDERQQVLQKISESLESGDAAREAEEQRKLEAAVREKEAAAEARREADIRKQKQFKQQRIETRQQFLKEQEKCLQDFNTMRQWEIMNRFKNAELYEDFKEKLRVEKALKVQQYREDIIKQWHERDERSAHARAELRHFYGPRAEHELRVADRRLLAHARALADEARAHGRPARPLLRALDVRTHSVTYRYCKMYRLYAMPDLPASMQEHFPHYEPEDRRDGLGHGKASSSKELGNEKGTEDYKRNGPANGLQARQTEVSLPSLAQRA is encoded by the exons ATGCCGATTGTAATGACGAAAGACGAATGGTCGAGAATTGAACGGTGGGCGGAAGGGAACAGAGAAGAACAAGAGGTAGCCCGCAGACGAGATTACGTCCGGTACCTCAACGAGACCAGCCAGGAGATGACCAAGAACTGGCCTAATTCTTTGGAG AATGTAAACAAACGTAACGAAGAGCTCCGGCGAGCACGCATCGAAGCCGCCGAGCGGGCTAATAGCAAGTTCTACAAGCGATACGTGAAGCGAAAACAGGAAGAGCAAGAACGACTATTGCACAACGCGAGAGACaccatttttaagaataaagatGCACCTAAACTGCTGTTggg TGCTGTTATTGAAACGGTTATCCAAAAAGAACGCCAAGAGCAAATCAAGTTTAAGCAGGAAATCCAGAAGCAGAAACAGGAACAAAAGAAAAGAGATGACGACGAAATAATCAGTAAAGCAAAAGAGTGGCACGAACTGATGGCGCTACGCAGCAAGCGGCGATTCGATGCGAACAAACAGCACCAGAAGGAAATACTAGACCA AGCTCATGAAGTGTCAGAACGCAATCGCATAGAGTACGAGTCGGAGTTGAACTTACAAAAGATCGACAACATGAAGGCGGAGGAACAGATGGATGCTATCAGACAGTTCGAAATGGATTTC AAAGCAGCAGAAAAAGCTCGCATCTTGTCTGACATGCAGCGCTCGAAACAAGAGGCGGAGCAACGGCAGCGCGAGAAACAGGCGCGCGACGAACTCGATCGGCGCCTGCTCGAAGTGCTCGCCCGCGCGCGCGCGCGCACACACCGCCGGCGCCGCCTCACCGAGCAGCAG ATCCAGGACGAGAGGCAGCAGGTGTTGCAGAAGATCAGTGAGTCGCTGGAGAGTGGAGACGCGGCACGTGAGGCGGAAGAACAACGGAAACTCGAGGCGGCTGTGAGGGAGAAGGAAGCCgc ggcAGAAGCTCGTCGCGAAGCAGATATTCGCAAGCAGAAGCAGTTCAAGCAACAGCGCATTGAGACCAGACAGCAATTTTTGAAAGAGCAAGAGAAATGTCTACAAGATTTCAACACCATGCGCCAGTGGGAGATCATGAACAG ATTCAAAAACGCTGAATTGTACGAAGACTTCAAGGAGAAATTGcgagtagagaaggcgcttaaAGTACAGCAGTATAGAGAGGATATTATTAAGCAATGG CACGAGCGCGACGAGCGCTCGGCGCACGCGCGCGCGGAGCTGCGGCACTTCTACGGGCCGCGCGCCGAGCACGAGCTGCGCGTGGCGGACCGGCGGCTGCTCGCGCACGCGCGGGCGCTCGCCGACGAGGCGCGCGCGCACGGCCGCCCCGCGCGCCCGCTGCTGCGCGCCCTCGACGTGCGGACTCACTCTGTTACATAC CGCTACTGCAAGATGTATCGTCTGTATGCGATGCCGGACTTGCCGGCCTCCATGCAGGAGCACTTCCCGCACTACGAGCCCGAGGATCGCAGGGATGGACTGGGACACGGAAAG gCAAGTTCATCTAAAGAGCTTGGAAATGAGAAGGGGACAGAGGATTATAAGAGGAATGGTCCAGCTAACGGTTTACAGGCGCGCCAGACAGAG GTGTCGCTGCCGTCGCTGGCGCAGCGCGCCTGA
- the LOC126771743 gene encoding trichohyalin-like isoform X1 yields MPIVMTKDEWSRIERWAEGNREEQEVARRRDYVRYLNETSQEMTKNWPNSLENVNKRNEELRRARIEAAERANSKFYKRYVKRKQEEQERLLHNARDTIFKNKDAPKLLLGAVIETVIQKERQEQIKFKQEIQKQKQEQKKRDDDEIISKAKEWHELMALRSKRRFDANKQHQKEILDQAHEVSERNRIEYESELNLQKIDNMKAEEQMDAIRQFEMDFKAAEKARILSDMQRSKQEAEQRQREKQARDELDRRLLEVLARARARTHRRRRLTEQQIQDERQQVLQKISESLESGDAAREAEEQRKLEAAVREKEAAAEARREADIRKQKQFKQQRIETRQQFLKEQEKCLQDFNTMRQWEIMNRFKNAELYEDFKEKLRVEKALKVQQYREDIIKQWHERDERSAHARAELRHFYGPRAEHELRVADRRLLAHARALADEARAHGRPARPLLRALDVRTHSVTYRYCKMYRLYAMPDLPASMQEHFPHYEPEDRRDGLGHGKASSSKELGNEKGTEDYKRNGPANGLQARQTEEVSLPSLAQRA; encoded by the exons ATGCCGATTGTAATGACGAAAGACGAATGGTCGAGAATTGAACGGTGGGCGGAAGGGAACAGAGAAGAACAAGAGGTAGCCCGCAGACGAGATTACGTCCGGTACCTCAACGAGACCAGCCAGGAGATGACCAAGAACTGGCCTAATTCTTTGGAG AATGTAAACAAACGTAACGAAGAGCTCCGGCGAGCACGCATCGAAGCCGCCGAGCGGGCTAATAGCAAGTTCTACAAGCGATACGTGAAGCGAAAACAGGAAGAGCAAGAACGACTATTGCACAACGCGAGAGACaccatttttaagaataaagatGCACCTAAACTGCTGTTggg TGCTGTTATTGAAACGGTTATCCAAAAAGAACGCCAAGAGCAAATCAAGTTTAAGCAGGAAATCCAGAAGCAGAAACAGGAACAAAAGAAAAGAGATGACGACGAAATAATCAGTAAAGCAAAAGAGTGGCACGAACTGATGGCGCTACGCAGCAAGCGGCGATTCGATGCGAACAAACAGCACCAGAAGGAAATACTAGACCA AGCTCATGAAGTGTCAGAACGCAATCGCATAGAGTACGAGTCGGAGTTGAACTTACAAAAGATCGACAACATGAAGGCGGAGGAACAGATGGATGCTATCAGACAGTTCGAAATGGATTTC AAAGCAGCAGAAAAAGCTCGCATCTTGTCTGACATGCAGCGCTCGAAACAAGAGGCGGAGCAACGGCAGCGCGAGAAACAGGCGCGCGACGAACTCGATCGGCGCCTGCTCGAAGTGCTCGCCCGCGCGCGCGCGCGCACACACCGCCGGCGCCGCCTCACCGAGCAGCAG ATCCAGGACGAGAGGCAGCAGGTGTTGCAGAAGATCAGTGAGTCGCTGGAGAGTGGAGACGCGGCACGTGAGGCGGAAGAACAACGGAAACTCGAGGCGGCTGTGAGGGAGAAGGAAGCCgc ggcAGAAGCTCGTCGCGAAGCAGATATTCGCAAGCAGAAGCAGTTCAAGCAACAGCGCATTGAGACCAGACAGCAATTTTTGAAAGAGCAAGAGAAATGTCTACAAGATTTCAACACCATGCGCCAGTGGGAGATCATGAACAG ATTCAAAAACGCTGAATTGTACGAAGACTTCAAGGAGAAATTGcgagtagagaaggcgcttaaAGTACAGCAGTATAGAGAGGATATTATTAAGCAATGG CACGAGCGCGACGAGCGCTCGGCGCACGCGCGCGCGGAGCTGCGGCACTTCTACGGGCCGCGCGCCGAGCACGAGCTGCGCGTGGCGGACCGGCGGCTGCTCGCGCACGCGCGGGCGCTCGCCGACGAGGCGCGCGCGCACGGCCGCCCCGCGCGCCCGCTGCTGCGCGCCCTCGACGTGCGGACTCACTCTGTTACATAC CGCTACTGCAAGATGTATCGTCTGTATGCGATGCCGGACTTGCCGGCCTCCATGCAGGAGCACTTCCCGCACTACGAGCCCGAGGATCGCAGGGATGGACTGGGACACGGAAAG gCAAGTTCATCTAAAGAGCTTGGAAATGAGAAGGGGACAGAGGATTATAAGAGGAATGGTCCAGCTAACGGTTTACAGGCGCGCCAGACAGAG GAGGTGTCGCTGCCGTCGCTGGCGCAGCGCGCCTGA
- the LOC126771785 gene encoding uncharacterized protein LOC126771785 isoform X1 has protein sequence MEPLKTDTKLPSMVMCGDHPSITKTELNLKEKKVLEVKERKIPMSYTRISPTSSRTEKAVELERSQSRSPSAPALAGRGAALDTGSVAYPGACVAAALSSFRWPPYLVVSWLLVLCAAHALHALTAALGAALPALRKLCQYFRTLTEESWRAECTQRVRPVLLACATVLLYAVLCCVSATNALLRWAVEPLTADGDEGFTCGQLTKVTDYIDDFEMQNKTEKL, from the exons ATGGAGCCTTTAAAGACTGACACGAAATTACCCAGTATGGT CATGTGCGGTGACCACCCGTCAATCACGAAGACGGAGCTCAACTTAAAAGAGAAGAAAGTGCTGGAAGTGAAAGAGAGAAAAATACCAATGTCCTACACCAGAATCTCGCCTACC TCGTCTCGTACGGAGAAGGCCGTCGAGCTGGAGCGGTCGCAGTCGCGCTCGCCGTCCGCGCCCGCGCTCGCCGGCCGCGGGGCCGCGCTGG ACACGGGGAGTGTAGCGTACCCGGGCGCGTGTGTTGCAGCGGCGCTGAGCAGTTTCCGCTGGCCGCCGTACCTGGTGGTGTCGTGGCTGCTGGTGCTGTGCGCGGCGCACGCGCTGCACGCGCTGACGGCCGCGCTGGGCGCCGCCTTGCCCGCGCTGCG CAAGCTGTGCCAGTACTTCCGCACGCTGACGGAGGAGAGCTGGCGGGCGGAGTGCACTCAGCGCGTGCGGCCGGTGCTGCTGGCGTGCGCGACGGTGCTGCTGTACGCCGTGCTGTGCTGCGTGTCGGCGACAAACGCGCTGCTGCGGTGGGCGGTCGAGCCGCTGACGGCGGACGGGGACGAGGGATTCACTTGTGGACAACTCACCAAAGTCACCGATTACATTGACGACTTTGAAATGCAGAATAAAACCGAGAAACTGTAG
- the LOC126771785 gene encoding uncharacterized protein LOC126771785 isoform X2, translating into MEPLKTDTKLPSMVMCGDHPSITKTELNLKEKKVLEVKERKIPMSYTRISPTSSRTEKAVELERSQSRSPSAPALAGRGAALAALSSFRWPPYLVVSWLLVLCAAHALHALTAALGAALPALRKLCQYFRTLTEESWRAECTQRVRPVLLACATVLLYAVLCCVSATNALLRWAVEPLTADGDEGFTCGQLTKVTDYIDDFEMQNKTEKL; encoded by the exons ATGGAGCCTTTAAAGACTGACACGAAATTACCCAGTATGGT CATGTGCGGTGACCACCCGTCAATCACGAAGACGGAGCTCAACTTAAAAGAGAAGAAAGTGCTGGAAGTGAAAGAGAGAAAAATACCAATGTCCTACACCAGAATCTCGCCTACC TCGTCTCGTACGGAGAAGGCCGTCGAGCTGGAGCGGTCGCAGTCGCGCTCGCCGTCCGCGCCCGCGCTCGCCGGCCGCGGGGCCGCGCTGG CGGCGCTGAGCAGTTTCCGCTGGCCGCCGTACCTGGTGGTGTCGTGGCTGCTGGTGCTGTGCGCGGCGCACGCGCTGCACGCGCTGACGGCCGCGCTGGGCGCCGCCTTGCCCGCGCTGCG CAAGCTGTGCCAGTACTTCCGCACGCTGACGGAGGAGAGCTGGCGGGCGGAGTGCACTCAGCGCGTGCGGCCGGTGCTGCTGGCGTGCGCGACGGTGCTGCTGTACGCCGTGCTGTGCTGCGTGTCGGCGACAAACGCGCTGCTGCGGTGGGCGGTCGAGCCGCTGACGGCGGACGGGGACGAGGGATTCACTTGTGGACAACTCACCAAAGTCACCGATTACATTGACGACTTTGAAATGCAGAATAAAACCGAGAAACTGTAG
- the LOC126771743 gene encoding trichohyalin-like isoform X3 → MPIVMTKDEWSRIERWAEGNREEQEVARRRDYVRYLNETSQEMTKNWPNSLENVNKRNEELRRARIEAAERANSKFYKRYVKRKQEEQERLLHNARDTIFKNKDAPKLLLGAVIETVIQKERQEQIKFKQEIQKQKQEQKKRDDDEIISKAKEWHELMALRSKRRFDANKQHQKEILDQAHEVSERNRIEYESELNLQKIDNMKAEEQMDAIRQFEMDFKAAEKARILSDMQRSKQEAEQRQREKQARDELDRRLLEVLARARARTHRRRRLTEQQIQDERQQVLQKISESLESGDAAREAEEQRKLEAAVREKEAAAEARREADIRKQKQFKQQRIETRQQFLKEQEKCLQDFNTMRQWEIMNRFKNAELYEDFKEKLRVEKALKVQQYREDIIKQWHERDERSAHARAELRHFYGPRAEHELRVADRRLLAHARALADEARAHGRPARPLLRALDRYCKMYRLYAMPDLPASMQEHFPHYEPEDRRDGLGHGKASSSKELGNEKGTEDYKRNGPANGLQARQTEEVSLPSLAQRA, encoded by the exons ATGCCGATTGTAATGACGAAAGACGAATGGTCGAGAATTGAACGGTGGGCGGAAGGGAACAGAGAAGAACAAGAGGTAGCCCGCAGACGAGATTACGTCCGGTACCTCAACGAGACCAGCCAGGAGATGACCAAGAACTGGCCTAATTCTTTGGAG AATGTAAACAAACGTAACGAAGAGCTCCGGCGAGCACGCATCGAAGCCGCCGAGCGGGCTAATAGCAAGTTCTACAAGCGATACGTGAAGCGAAAACAGGAAGAGCAAGAACGACTATTGCACAACGCGAGAGACaccatttttaagaataaagatGCACCTAAACTGCTGTTggg TGCTGTTATTGAAACGGTTATCCAAAAAGAACGCCAAGAGCAAATCAAGTTTAAGCAGGAAATCCAGAAGCAGAAACAGGAACAAAAGAAAAGAGATGACGACGAAATAATCAGTAAAGCAAAAGAGTGGCACGAACTGATGGCGCTACGCAGCAAGCGGCGATTCGATGCGAACAAACAGCACCAGAAGGAAATACTAGACCA AGCTCATGAAGTGTCAGAACGCAATCGCATAGAGTACGAGTCGGAGTTGAACTTACAAAAGATCGACAACATGAAGGCGGAGGAACAGATGGATGCTATCAGACAGTTCGAAATGGATTTC AAAGCAGCAGAAAAAGCTCGCATCTTGTCTGACATGCAGCGCTCGAAACAAGAGGCGGAGCAACGGCAGCGCGAGAAACAGGCGCGCGACGAACTCGATCGGCGCCTGCTCGAAGTGCTCGCCCGCGCGCGCGCGCGCACACACCGCCGGCGCCGCCTCACCGAGCAGCAG ATCCAGGACGAGAGGCAGCAGGTGTTGCAGAAGATCAGTGAGTCGCTGGAGAGTGGAGACGCGGCACGTGAGGCGGAAGAACAACGGAAACTCGAGGCGGCTGTGAGGGAGAAGGAAGCCgc ggcAGAAGCTCGTCGCGAAGCAGATATTCGCAAGCAGAAGCAGTTCAAGCAACAGCGCATTGAGACCAGACAGCAATTTTTGAAAGAGCAAGAGAAATGTCTACAAGATTTCAACACCATGCGCCAGTGGGAGATCATGAACAG ATTCAAAAACGCTGAATTGTACGAAGACTTCAAGGAGAAATTGcgagtagagaaggcgcttaaAGTACAGCAGTATAGAGAGGATATTATTAAGCAATGG CACGAGCGCGACGAGCGCTCGGCGCACGCGCGCGCGGAGCTGCGGCACTTCTACGGGCCGCGCGCCGAGCACGAGCTGCGCGTGGCGGACCGGCGGCTGCTCGCGCACGCGCGGGCGCTCGCCGACGAGGCGCGCGCGCACGGCCGCCCCGCGCGCCCGCTGCTGCGCGCCCTCGAC CGCTACTGCAAGATGTATCGTCTGTATGCGATGCCGGACTTGCCGGCCTCCATGCAGGAGCACTTCCCGCACTACGAGCCCGAGGATCGCAGGGATGGACTGGGACACGGAAAG gCAAGTTCATCTAAAGAGCTTGGAAATGAGAAGGGGACAGAGGATTATAAGAGGAATGGTCCAGCTAACGGTTTACAGGCGCGCCAGACAGAG GAGGTGTCGCTGCCGTCGCTGGCGCAGCGCGCCTGA